The Drosophila innubila isolate TH190305 chromosome 2L unlocalized genomic scaffold, UK_Dinn_1.0 4_B_2L, whole genome shotgun sequence genome segment AATCGCGAACGATCGCAAATCGatctatatatgtacgtatgtgtgtAACTATAAAGCCATCCGACAAGCATCCGCACAGGTTCGCGTCTGGCAAGTTAATGATCAGCTAAAATGTACGACGATAAAGTCATGACGAAATCAATGCGCTAAAAGCTCTCTCAAtcagtttctctctctctctcacgaATGTTCGCTCGTTGCTGCCCACCCGATGCCCAATCGATAGTTGTCGAAGCTTCGCCGCTTGTTGGCGAGTGCAATTTACCAGGGGATCGCAAAAAGAGTAAGAAGCTTTTTCATTTATCTATGCTGCGCTCTCTCGTTTACAATGCGCTCGCAAGCATGACGTCGGCAACTCTTGGCACTCATTGAATGACGACGCGTCGTGAGTCATCGCtgacaaacaaatacaaataaagaaattcGCAAGACGCGTGGAGAGCTTGTCATGGAGTTCCCCAGGCACAGGTTTCTGAACTGCGCACAGTGGGGTGAACATTTGAACAAGCTTATATATACAGAGGTGTTCTACGGtacaaatctctaaaagcGGCAAAGCAATTCAAAATCAGTTGTAGGTGAACCTAAAAAACCAAATGGCTAAATAAttgttgagagatttgacaaaatgtaatatttatttaattgaatttaattattttttaaatagaacaaaaatgcataaaatacatttttaataattcggTTAATTATACAAAGTATTCCTAAACCTAAACTGGAAGTAAgccgttttttttattgaattttgaatatatgttCCAAAAAACTAAATCTGACATTTAAGGAACACCGACACTTCGAACGGTTggtttcaaaagcaattctcatcaaaatctctagaaatttgtggaacacacctgaatagattttaaaacatgtaaattttaaagtctCGAATTAGTAtacattttctaatttattcaGTCAACAATACTTGGAGCAActtcttcaaaatatttatatcgatACGGGCAGGTTTAAAAATGCAgtgtatttacttaaaaaaaaaaaaaattttttaagtcataaaaatcattttaactctataataataataatctatgaataattttaactataaacatatcataaaatatacagACCTTTGAAGTTATTTAATAATGCAAACTTATTTAGGTATTTTTCCCACTGTGCTGCGGAGAGTGGAAGGGAAAAGGGGGCATAAGGTCGTTTGAGTGTTGTACAAATTCATTCATTAAATTCCGTTCACTTGCTCTCTtgctgtctgtctctctctcacgctttctctctctctctctctcttttgacGCGTCATCATTCCTGGAAAATCGGCATGAGTTGTTCGCTATGATTGGCCTCCTCTTCAGTCCAAACTGTGATACGTTTTTGGCCAATACATAACTTGTTGGCCGCCGTCGAAAAAGAAGTCGGCAGATCACAACAATctattttagttgttttttttcttttcgtttatCGTTTATTCATGGGAATCGCGCATTACGCGTCCAAAGTACGAAAGCTTTCGCATACAAATGGCAAACGTTCAAATAGACGATTGCtctattgaaattatttgaattcagCGCGGCTTTCCAAGAAATCATTGTGATTTCATAGCTGTGGTCGCATTTGGTGCAAGTGATTCACACCCAGACCCCCTTCCcccctccttctccttctcctgtACCGCCCACCCTGTCCTTGTCTTGAGTGTTGTGTCTGGCGCCACAGTTATTATGactgataaatatatttttatttatatttatatttggatTTTGAATTGCCTTTCACAATACAATGAGATGATCAAGCGACCTGTTGTGCTCCGAGCTTTTACTATTTTCATTCACAATTCGCTTGCCaaagtgtaagtgtgtgtgtgtgtgtgttgaaggTGTGTAacgtatctctctctctcttgctctctttctgtttGTGAATGATCTTGTGAAATTCCAATTGCTCATTCATAACTTGAAgcttgttgattttttaaaacatttcatgACGTCCTAATTACAGTGGAACTTCTATTTACTAAATTTCTTTCTACAATAAGGTTCATatcttttactttaatattaataattataaagtcatttatttttgttgttagtttcAAAACttgttttctatattttttttgagttttttataattctcTTTTTTGGAAGTGAATAAATTCAACTTATGCCAGTTTAATGGCTTACTTTAGAACCGGAGGGCATATTTAATGtaacttaaatgtaataaataataaatatgtaaaaaacaacaattatttaaaagatagTATAAAAAATgggttatttataaaaatataaaaaatttatgtggTTTCAATGTAAAGGATAATTCAACTAGGGAAATTGCTTAACAAATTTTCCTGATAATATTCATAAACCgataactgaatatatatattcataaatagATAAACTTTAtcttgtataaatatttttccaataAAGAAGTAGACTGATTCCGTGCGAATTTCCTATTGGAAAGTTCCACTGTAACTGATAATTTAAGTATAGAAAATACTTAAAGACTCAGACTGATAATattcattatatatatttatttatatttttcccaTAACGATGTAGACTACTGATCATTCCGTGTTAATTCCCTATAGCGAATTTAAACTGTAACTAGGGGAACTACTTCAGGAATTAGACAGATAATGCGCTTGAATagataattgcatttattactTTCACTTGTTgattcaattaaaagtaaaatcacCTTGGGAAAAGTATAAGAGGGAATCACTCTAAACCAGACTCCATTCTATATTGATATACATATAGGTAAATTGGACTTTGACTTGGTGTGAATAGTAGATAAATATATGACTAGTTGTTGGTGATTAGTGCAGTTCCTCCCTGATTTCCTCGTCATCCGCCTCGTCATCActtgtcgatgttgttgttgttgttgtcgtcgtatttgttgttcttgttgttgttgtcattgatATTGTGgatgctgccgttgccgttgtcgaGACGTTAACTTGACGTCCTGAATTCCAGATGAGTTCGAAATCCAAATCACATTCCTTGGCCACACGTTGTACCAAGGCTCTATCCACTAGACCGGAGGCACTCCACGAATTATCCTTGACAGCCAGTTCCTTTAGGGCTCGTCCTGCTTCGGGAAACTGATTGGCATAGACCAAAGCCCTCACCAGCATGGCCAGTATGTGGGCGTGGCGTATGGGCGGCAACTCTGGCTTAACTGGAAGTAAATTTATTCGCTTATAAGagtgttttcaaataatactAATGCCATTAAAATTGCGTATAAAAATGTTGGAAACTACCAATtaagatataaatttatattaataaactaaaattaatttaataatttaaatcataagGAACCAGTGTCGAACTCAATACACtacgttttattttaatgcatttgtcattttattatagtttgtttcaaatgttttcatattactattttttttctttaaattaaaattataaaaaagagtatgaatttataaaatttgtaatttttgcatttaataattcaaggaatacttaatttaacgttgatatttaagtttttgaataaatcaaagtggttatatgtataaaaaaaaatgtaattgaaagTCTAAAAAGTTCaaccatttaaaaatgttaggAACCGAAAATAGACAAAAATTCCAAGTAaggaattgcaaaaaaaaaaaaacaaacaaaaaaattttcaaaatgagaaaaattaaaagacatgcaaaaaatatgaaacaaaatttgtaaaaattgctGAAATAGGTTAATGGgataaagctttaaaaaaaaaagataaaatgaaCAACAtgcacaataaatataaaactttaaaattgcaaaaaaaacaaaatgctaaagaatactgaaaataaacccagaaaataaagaaaattgcaagcaaatgtaacaattataaaaaataataagaatataaaaattaaagtgtaaTGAAATCCAAACATGCAAGaagagcaaaaataaaaaattaaatttcatttaaagttgACGCATTGCACTCACTTAGCATGGAGCGACAAGCTGCAATGACGGCCAGATTATCGCCAGCTCGTAGCGCCTGTTGCATCTCCAGAATGGTCTTCACATCTGCCACAGTGCGTTGCAGATTGTTGTAGGCGTGCTGGGCGTGGCTGAGCTTCTCGAGGCACTTGGCCGCCTCCTGCATGGCAATCAAGGCCTTCTCATAGTCCTGATACTCCTCGATTTCGATCTGAGCACAGATGGCATAGAAATTGGCCAGGGAATCGAAGGCTTGTCCCTTGCTATAGAAGCTAACGATGTGCTTGAGGATGCCAGGATCACTTTGCCAGTCCAGAGATTGCAGATAATTGGCGGCCATAATGTAAATCTCACGTTGTCGCGACATTGtggcaaaaaaaatgattttatcgGTATTACCCGATTTCAAAAGTGATTTCATGGCTCTGGCTTTATCACCGGCTTGTGTAAACTTTTTGGTGGCACTGTGATAGTCGCCctgctgctgcaacagttCCCCCAACTGCACCAGGATGCCCAAACGGGTGGCTTCCGTGAGATCCGCTTTACTGGGAGTGAGCATTTCAGCGAGCTCCTCGGTTACGGGTACTCCCTTCTCCACACAGATATTCAAGGCACGCTCCAGGTGCTTGGTCTTGGCCAGCAATTGTACCGCCTTCTGATGCTGCTCGATGCTCGTAAAGAAATCCGCACAGCGATTAATCAGCTCCGCATCTGATTCCGCATTCAATTCCGTGGCAATTATCTCGAGTATCTCCGGCTGTTGGGATTCAAAGGCCATTTCCAGTGCCTTGTGGAGCATGCCAGCCCGATGATACAGTTCCACGGCATGCTTGAAGTTGCCACATTCCTCAAAGTAAGCGGCAGCAATCGCCTTGTCCCGACTGCGCGATGAACTGGCCACCGTCCAGAGCTCCTCCTGGAAATCGTTCTCCTTGCAGATGCGTATCGCATTGCTGAAAGTCTGCGCCCGTGTATAGAACATGATCGCCTCTGGAACTTGCCCACGTTCTCGTAGTGTCGTCCAAGGTGATAGCAGGCGGCCCGGTCTCCCGACTGTCGGGCAATCGCATCCGCCTGGTTTTAAGAACAACGATACTCACATCGGtattacaaatattcaaaattatatacccattaaaaaattaagatatacCGAGGTGTTCCAGAAACTTAAAccaaccaaaaccaaaattatatGCTTTTAGTTGGTCTTCGTCTGCTTCTGGAACACCCCTGataagtatataattttttgtctttgaatttaaagcttttacgaaaactgctgcatacttttaggcagtTGGGTTGATTAAAAGCACAAACATTtatacaggtgtgttctactaatctctaacagcgctaaagcaacccaaaataaattgttggtgttccagaaaaaaagaaaccattgctttcaaatgtctaaaaaattcttgagagatttgacaaaattaaatatatatatataaattaaaaatctttaaattgaataaaaattcataaaaaatatgttcgaaaatattaaatctctgacattttagGAACATTAACATTTCGAAcagttgttttcaaaaacatttctcttcaaaatcACTAGAGATTTTTGGAACATACCTGATTAcaacttttattattgatttacaTCAAAGAATTTCATCGAAAGAAAtcaagaaattataaatcaatttcaatatttatttgaaaatcatatttaagtaataaacattgaaaataaaactaatttttccaaaatatgaaaaagtacAAGGGGTTaccagaaatataaaaaatgctaaaatacaaaattgatctcaagatttaaaaaaaaattgagaataattatttaaaaataaaatagttaaaattaatattgataacATCGACACCTATGCTGACCTTGGATATCTTGCCCAGATAACAGAGTATCTTCACCTGGGAGAACCAATCCTCAGCCTTGCTGTACACGGCGAGAGCAGCGTCCATATCGCCGGAACTCTCCACGTATTGACCCCACCACTTGAGCAACTTGGGATCGGTAGTTGTTTGAATATAACGCTTCATGGCCAGGGGATTCTCGAGGAGCAATTGTGTGATATTCTGCACGGGATTCTGTGTCTTCTCATAGTACTCGAGGGCACCCTTAATGTCGCCACTTTCCCGCAATGCCTGCGCCTTTTGATAATACGTGTGCTTCAGATGGATGCGATCATCGGTCTCGGCCAGCTTCAAGGCCTCATCCAACTGACCCGTGGACTGCAGCAACTTGTTGAGCAGATCGTGTCGCTTGCAACGCTTGTAAAGATCCTTGGCCTCCTCGATCATGCCCAGCTCGATGGCCAGCACCGCCACCTTGGCCTCCAGCTCCAGATCATCATCCTCCATGGCCTGACGCAGAGCTCTCACCGATCTCGCCTGCTCCAGATGGCCCATGCACACCTTGGCGAAATATAGATAGCCACAGatcacattaaaattaatatcattttaacaactatgtaattttaaatttagaaaaagtttGTTCAACGTTAAACAATgttggaaaaaaatataattttttaattttgttggaGAATCAAATTAGTGatcaaaaaatgattaaattgacattGATAATAATGTATATTCTTAAGTTCAGGAAATTATGTAACGATTTGATatttgttaacaaaaaatttcattgaagagaaaattaagaaaaatgtgGGTggctaatttttaaataatacagatataaatgtatttatagaGTATTAAGTATTAGAGTATTATGTATTAAGTATACATCCATATCTAATATACAATtatcgatttaaaatttcctGCGTAGTCACAATATAAATCAACccaacattttttctttttctcttgcTGATTTatcctctttctctctattcttttttttttgcttcctAGATTGTATTTCGTAgatagttttatattttatagatacattttgaatatttttatatatagttttaagTCTTCTGTATTCTAAAGATAATTTCACATGTTTTTTACACTAGCTGTATAAATAACTGAATAGATACTTTGTATctctaaatgaaatttatttgggATCTCTTTAACACACCTTGGCGACATCCAGGCGATTCGTGTGGACGCACATCTTGGCCAGATTCGTCCAGATGACCTTGGAGTGAATGGAGCGCACACAGCGAAAAGCCAAATCCATTTGTCCCTCGGCAACATGCAGACTGAAGTTGAGCACCTGACGACGAGTGACGGCATCGCATTGCTGGAGATCGGCGAAATCCTGCAGTGCCTGCTCCTGGACAGCATTCACTTGGAGACAGACAACGCTGGGCACGCACAGATTTAAAAGCTGAGCGCCTTGCGATATCGATTGTGTCtccaaaacatttaatttccCCTCATTCTTCTCGGAATAAAACATGACCAAGATCTGGGATTCCACATAGTGACTTGGAGTTGTCTGAAGCTGTCGACTTGGTTTCTGCAACAGCATAATCATTGACTTGACCTCCACGGCCAGCAGACGTGGCTCCTCCGTATCCCAGAAGATTCTCACAGCCAGACTTGATCGACTGCTTGACTGGGAGTCAGATTCTGGCTGAGATTTGGTCAAATTGTACTCGAAGAGATTATTGCGCTCAAAATCCCAGCAATAAATGGCAGCACAAGGCGTAAAGCTGCTGTTGGCTATAACCATGGCCAGATGACTGCCCAAACTGTTGCACTTGACCAGAATGAACTCGCCAAAGTCATCAAAGATCTCATGACCCGACTTGCTGGGAAACAATAGCTTGGGATCATGACGCGTCACATCATAAGCCTTCACATAGCCATTCATGGTGAAGACTGATAGATAACAGCCAGTTAAATCCATGCCAATGATCTTGccttaaaatagttttgaaaTAATCAACATCAGTTATATTTCgatatgaaaaaattatattaactttACTTACAAGAATCaaggaaattaatatttcttatagtatagttttatttttaatatttattcagaaatcattaaaaaaattatttttcgatcaaagtttttaaaaacttttattttgattttttcataaatgaccattaaatttttattttgtacgaATAACTCTAATTTgcagttattatttaaagtattattaatttttaaaaattcaaaatattatatattagaGTTTatcttcaataataataaaaaaattaaaatttaatgataaattatattattatattataatttaaataaaccaaagaaaaaacactattttaaatttttttaaattattctttaaatattgaattttaaaaaacagaaaacaatagTTTGTGGAGTTATTCTTCaataatgacaaaaaaaattaacatttgatgattatttatattattattatttagaaaaactaaacttcaaatattattataaaatttgttaaattgttcattaaattttaaatgggataataattgaaagtataaaaattaatttattttaatatatttgtaataacttcattttatattttaaatatttaatataaagttaaattaaaaacttagctttagcattaaaaataaaattataaatttataatttaaatttaagaagatacatttgtaaataaaaacaacatctccttttacatattttttaagtaacaagtgtaaaaaaaaactgaaaagataTAAAGAGTTGTAGTTATCAGCGATCGTACCTTCAATATCATTGCCCATAATCCTGTGAAGAATTACGCCTCCCACGGAGTAGACAACAATGTCACTGGAGTTGAGGCAAAAGATGTTTTGATTCTGCAAACAGAGTGCAAGACACTCGGCGGCAAATGTCTGCATCAACTTGATGCTAAGCGATGGAGAGGATGTG includes the following:
- the LOC117780521 gene encoding LOW QUALITY PROTEIN: intraflagellar transport protein 140 homolog (The sequence of the model RefSeq protein was modified relative to this genomic sequence to represent the inferred CDS: inserted 1 base in 1 codon), with the protein product MTLYFDTKIEFLDVDAVSTISSWHPNEPLFAVASYSQERGGSVTIFADTGEPQRDVTYPVHATSQATALCWHPEKALLATGWEHGDIHVWFAGHREFASVSGPHKAAIVLLEFSEQGGRMVTADAMGLVTGWRCDGQYQFLTMFSHDLREALLLICFRRTVESEVREEMASLAKAAVAGDENALDTLTNWRPRTAARGHSTVRDNHCFYACTQGGVVYYINQGGSCTEVMKSGPHQPSIVQMLWHPKKDAVICLLEDLTIILYLVESTGILTELDRVKLSGRGTGKQGAITWTGNSLAIITGDLTVRIWDIEHSDNYLLKMDLPSSNLAGVSSSLSSLGNATSSSNNNNNNSTGNFFSPESSSDGNANLPRKVSKYTQLASNEIFTCLAYSNSNQTLCAATNLGSLYTWKRTLCCFVGAPEDAWQLGNISTLSRQGAVKSCTWGFNELSKPCILVNCLSSVFMLKEQPLLASHTRSLWAVQSSAKCVQLTHCSGRQCTVQADFAVTALALNELNLVVSNGRSISSYSLQKVEKSLDEFEEILEASGAGSTSSPSLSIKLMQTFAAECLALCLQNQNIFCLNSSDIVVYSVGGVILHRIMGNDIEGKIIGMDLTGCYLSVFTMNGYVKAYDVTRHDPKLLFPSKSGHEIFDDFGEFILVKCNSLGSHLAMVIANSSFTPCAAIYCWDFERNNLFEYNLTKSQPESDSQSSSRSSLAVRIFWDTEEPRLLAVEVKSMIMLLQKPSRQLQTTPSHYVESQILVMFYSEKNEGKLNVLETQSISQGAQLLNLCVPSVVCLQVNAVQEQALQDFADLQQCDAVTRRQVLNFSLHVAEGQMDLAFRCVRSIHSKVIWTNLAKMCVHTNRLDVAKVCMGHLEQARSVRALRQAMEDDDLELEAKVAVLAIELGMIEEAKDLYKRCKRHDLLNKLLQSTGQLDEALKLAETDDRIHLKHTYYQKAQALRESGDIKGALEYYEKTQNPVQNITQLLLENPLAMKRYIQTTTDPKLLKWWGQYVESSGDMDAALAVYSKAEDWFSQVKILCYLGKISKADAIARQSGDRAACYHLGRHYENVGKFXEAIMFYTRAQTFSNAIRICKENDFQEELWTVASSSRSRDKAIAAAYFEECGNFKHAVELYHRAGMLHKALEMAFESQQPEILEIIATELNAESDAELINRCADFFTSIEQHQKAVQLLAKTKHLERALNICVEKGVPVTEELAEMLTPSKADLTEATRLGILVQLGELLQQQGDYHSATKKFTQAGDKARAMKSLLKSGNTDKIIFFATMSRQREIYIMAANYLQSLDWQSDPGILKHIVSFYSKGQAFDSLANFYAICAQIEIEEYQDYEKALIAMQEAAKCLEKLSHAQHAYNNLQRTVADVKTILEMQQALRAGDNLAVIAACRSMLIKPELPPIRHAHILAMLVRALVYANQFPEAGRALKELAVKDNSWSASGLVDRALVQRVAKECDLDFELIWNSGRQVNVSTTATAASTISMTTTTRTTNTTTTTTTTSTSDDEADDEEIREELH